The following proteins are co-located in the Athene noctua chromosome 16, bAthNoc1.hap1.1, whole genome shotgun sequence genome:
- the RBPJL gene encoding recombining binding protein suppressor of hairless-like protein, with product MHRLNFPVVQKQHALLRTAPRFAVCSPCPGSLPPLFPRKSPPGGRHPPRQRRQSPAGPGSGSRPPHPLLSSPFPPAGAAVPAEPLTHPCRPRSRSPPRYWGRSIPYQTNLLRDGVRRYLQLPADQTVLILHAKVAQKSYGNEKRFFCPPPCVYLSGPGWKLKQEQIKARDLGEADFRVCGYMGLDSMGSSLMETQKLSFEEQPDTKGFGCAKALYISDADKRKHFRLVLKLFFSNGQEIGTFHSKLIKVISKPSQKKQSLKNTDLCISSGSKVSLFNRLRSQTISTRYLSVEGGAFIASARQWAAFTLHLADEHCTRSEFPLREGYIRYGSVVQLICTATGITLPPLIIRKVMKQYAMLDVDEPISQLHKCAFQFQGSDRMYLCLSTEKVIQFQASPCPKEANRELLNDGSCWTIIGTETVEYTFSESLACVHEPVSPVPLITALQLTGGGDVAMLEVQGEYFHAHLKVWFGDVEAETMYRSPKSLLCVVPDVAAFSSDWRWLRYPITVPLLLIRDDGLIYSSSFTFTYTPEQSFIPGQQVLSDIPQDSDKLLDSIHQEFTRTNFHLFMQS from the exons ATGCACAGACTCAACTTTCCAGTCGTGCAGAAACAGCAC GCTCTGCTCCGCACCGCTCCCCGCTTTGCTGTCTGCTCTCCGTGCCCAGGCTCGCTGCCCCCCCTTTTTCCAAGGAAAAGCCCCCCCGGCGGCCGCCACCCCCCGCGGCAGCGCCGGCAgagccccgcggggccggggtcGGGCTCACGCCCCCCTCaccccctgctctcctctcccttccctcccgcAGGGGCGGCGGTGCCCGCGGAGCCCCTCACTCACCCGTGCCGGCCGCggagccgctccccgccgcgctaCTGGGGCAG ATCCATCCCGTACCAAACCAACCTGCTTCGAGATGGCGTGCGGAGGTACCTGCAGCTGCCGGCAGACCAGACAGTACTGATCCTGCACGCCAAAGTCGCACAGAAGTCATATGGCAATGAAAAAAG gtttttctgCCCCCCACCTTGTGTTTACCTGAGCGGGCCGGGATGGAAGTTAAAACAGGAGCAGATAAAAG CCAGGGACCTGGGAGAGGCGGATTTTCGGGTGTGTGGGTACATGGGGCTGGACAGCATGGGCAGCAGCCTGATGGAGACCCAGAAGCTCAGCTTCGAGGAGCAGCCGGATACGAAG GGCTTCGGCTGTGCCAAGGCGCTGTACATCTCGGACGCGGACAAGCGCAAACATTTCCGCCTGGTCCTGAAGCTCTTCTTCAGCAATGGGCAGGAGATCGGCACCTTCCACAGCAAGCTGATCAAGGTCATCTCCAAGCCCTCGCAGAAGAAGCAGTCGCTGAAGAACACAGACC TCTGCATCTCCTCGGGCTCCAAAGTCTCCCTCTTCAACCGCCTGCGCTCCCAGACCATCAGCACCCGCTACCTCTCTGTTGAGGGGGGAGCCTTCATCGCCAGTGCCAGGCAGTGGGCAGCCTTCACTCTCCACCTGG CCGATGAGCACTGCACCCGGAGCGAGTTCCCCCTACGGGAAGGATACATCCGCTACGGGTCCGTGGTCCAGCTCATCTGCACAGCCACTGGCATCACCCTGCCTCCCCTG ATCATCCGGAAGGTGATGAAGCAGTATGCTATGCTGGATGTGGACGAGCCCATCTCCCAGCTCCACAAATGTGCCTTCCAGTTCCAGGGCAGCGACCGCATGTACCTGTGTCTGTCCACAGAGAAAGTGATTCAGTTCCAG GCATCTCCCTGCCCAAAGGAAGCCAACCGAGAGCTGCTGAATGATGGCTCCTGCTGGACCATCATTGGCACCGAGACGGTGGAGTACACCTTCAGCGAGAGCCTGGCCTGTGTCCATGAGCCCGTCAGTCCTGTGCCACTCATCACTGCCCTGCAG CTCACGGGTGGCGGGGATGTGGCCATGCTGGAGGTGCAGGGGGAGTATTTCCATGCACACCTCAAGGTCTGGTTTGGAGACGTGGAAGCAGAGACAATGTACAG GAGCCCCAAGTCCCTCCTGTGTGTTGTCCCCGACGTCGCTGCCTTCAGCAGTGACTGGAGGTGGCTGCGCTACCCCATCACGGTCCCGCTCCTGCTGATCAGGGATGATGGCCTCATCTACTCCAGCTCATTCACATTCACCTACACTCCGGAGCAGAGCTTCATCCCAGGGCAGCAGGTCCTCTCGGACATCCCCCAGGACTCGGACAAATTACTTGACAGCATCCATCAGGAGTTCACCAGGACCAACTTCCACCTCTTCATGCAGAGCTAG